In Daucus carota subsp. sativus chromosome 4, DH1 v3.0, whole genome shotgun sequence, one DNA window encodes the following:
- the LOC135152240 gene encoding uncharacterized protein LOC135152240, whose protein sequence is MEESSKLVQQKLDAYAQKQDATNRKFDDAIGKLLQSFDEIKTQLRGMSSSHRHDARFNSDASGSQEPNDSGTRSLKYTPKLDFSKFDGNNPRIWIKKCVRYFELCKIPNDQKVDIASLHMLHKAETWVSSYLANRRSVDWDDFIIDLIARFRDDGPGKIVEQFNRLQQTGPLEDYIDEFENARSLMLQNNHIFPDSYMLDSFIGGLKASVKPFFRAFKPTTIAQEVEYARLKEETTTNGFKPSKFSTTTQPTPLQSVPLLANSLPPLLPTPAAKNNQLVPYKAANPRNSRFIPADVRAEKIAKGLCYYCDQTYEKGHKCKFKEPQLFTVEVPSDDADLLEDCMSHTFQTMRLKGVTKGKPLHILVDSGSTHNFVDLVFAQKLGCHLEEVEAQAVIVADGSHIVCKHKCQNFHWLMNGREFVTEVLLIPLGSCDMVLGIQWLSTLGAVQWDFKKLQMDFILNNELITLKGIPPRKLKVIEGQPSPKMMQNAAHCCLLQLNKIDSVLSMENKGQQPDFPELQQLRQEFASVFEDPVGLPPSRTTFDHKIPLAPGEGPVNIRPYRYPLKQRDIIEQLVQEMLDRGIIQNSSSPFASPVVLVGKKDGTWRLCIDYRELNRKTVKDKFPIPVIDELIDELARAKIFSKLDLRAGYHQLRLHPDDVFKTAFKTHTGHYEFLVMPFGLNNAPASFQNWMNSVFKSLLRKCVVEYLGHFISGKGVETDPQKLIAITSWQVASSVKELRGFLGLAGYYRKFVRSFAVISKPLTDLLKKGGFEWSAEAQSAFDTLKKALTSAPVLAVPDFNEPFVVETDASKKGI, encoded by the exons ATGGAAGAGTCTTCAAAGCTTGTTCAGCAGAAGCTTGATGCGTATGCTCAGAAACAAGATGCGACGAATCGCAAATTTGACGATGCTATTGGTAAATTGCTGCAGTCATTTGATGAAATCAAGACGCAATTGAGAGGCATGAGCTCGTCACATCGTCACGATGCTCGATTCAATTCAGATGCATCTGGATCTCAAGAACCTAACGATTCTGGTACTCGTTCTCTCAAATACACTCCTAAACTcgatttttctaaatttgatGGCAATAATCCAAGAATTTGGATCAAGAAGTGTGTGCGTTATTTTGAGTTGTGTAAAATACCGAATGATCAAAAAGTCGATATTGCTTCTCTTCACATGCTTCATAAGGCCGAGACATGGGTGTCTAGTTACTTAGCTAATAGGAGATCAGTAGATTGGGATGATTTTATCATTGATCTGATTGCTAGGTTTAGAGATGATGGCCCTGGAAAAATTGTTGAACAGTTTAACAGATTGCAACAAACTGGTCCTTTGGAGGATTATATTGATGAATTTGAGAATGCTAGGTCATTGATGCTGCAGAACAATCATATATTTCCTGATTCATATATGCTGGACAGTTTTATAGGAGGCCTCAAGGCTAGTGTGAAGCCATTTTTTAGGGCTTTTAAACCTACAACTATAGCACAGGAAGTTGAATATGCTCGTTTGAAGGAAGAGACTACTACTAATGGTTTTAAACCCTCTAAATTTTCCACTACTACACAACCAACCCCTCTCCAGTCTGTTCCTTTGTTGGCCAACAGTTTACCACCTCTTTTGCCAACACCTGCTGCCAAAAACAATCAACTAGTGCCTTACAAAGCTGCTAATCCTAGAAATTCCAGATTCATTCCAGCTGATGTGAGAGCTGAAAAAATAGCTAAGGGCCTTTGTTATTATTGTGACCAGACTTATGAAAAAGGCCATAAGTGCAAATTTAAAGAACCTCAGTTGTTTACAGTAGAGGTTCCAAGTGATGATGCTGATTTGCTTGAAGACTGCATGAG TCATACTTTTCAGACAATGAGACTCAAGGGTGTCACTAAGGGAAAGCCTCTTCATATACTGGTAGATTCTGGCAGTACTCACAACTTTGTAGACTTGGTTTTTGCTCAGAAACTGGGGTGTCACTTGGAGGAGGTTGAGGCCCAAGCAGTTATAGTAGCAGATGGGAGTCACATAGTTTGTAAGCATAAGTGCCAAAATTTTCATTGGCTCATGAATGGTAGGGAATTTGTCACTGAGGTGTTATTGATTCCTTTGGGCAGCTGTGATATGGTTTTGGGCATTCAATGGTTATCTACCTTGGGAGCAGTCCAGTGGGACTTTAAAAAACTGCAGATGGATTTTATTCTCAATAATGAGCTGATCACTTTGAAAGGAATTCCACCAAGGAAGCTCAAAGTTATTGAGGGCCAACCTTCACCTAAGATGATGCAAAATGCAGCCCATTGCTGCTTGTTACAACTGAATAAAATTGATTCTGTGTTGTCAATGGAAAACAAGGGTCAACAGCCAGATTTCCCAGAGTTACAACAATTAAGACAGGAATTTGCATCTGTCTTTGAAGACCCTGTAGGTTTGCCTCCAAGCAGAACCACTTTTGATCACAAGATTCCACTAGCACCAGGTGAGGGTCCTGTTAATATACGACCCTACAGATATCCTTTAAAACAAAGGGATATTATTGAACAATTAGTACAAGAGATGCTAGATAGGGGTATCATTCAGAACAGCTCCTCTCCGTTTGCTTCTCCAGTTGTACTAGTAGGGAAGAAGGATGGTACTTGGCGTTTGTGTATTGATTACAGAGAATTAAATAGGAAAACTGTTAAAGACAAGTTTCCAATTCCTGTTATTGATGAATTAATTGATGAATTGGCTAGGGCTAAAATTTTCAGCAAATTAGACTTGAGGGCTGGTTATCATCAATTAAGATTACATCCTGATGATGTCTTTAAGACTGCTTTCAAAACACACACGggtcattatgaatttttagtaaTGCCTTTTGGGCTTAACAATGCTCCTGCTTCTTTTCAGAATTGGATGAATTCAGTTTTCAAGTCACTTTTGAGGAAATGTGT GGTTGAATACCTAGGTCATTTCATTTCTGGTAAGGGAGTGGAGACAGATCCTCAGAAATTGATTGCAATTACCAGCTGGCAGGTTGCTAGTTCTGTTAAGGAGTTGAGAGGGTTTCTTGGCTTAGCTGGGTACTACAGGAAATTTGTAAGGAGCTTTGCTGTCATTAGTAAGCCTTTGACAGACTTACTCAAGAAGGGAGGGTTTGAATGGTCTGCAGAAGCTCAATCTGCATTTGATACCCTTAAAAAAGCTCTGACTTCTGCACCTGTATTAGCTGTGCCTGACTTTAATGAGCCTTTTGTTGTAGAAACAGATGCTTCTAAAAAGGGAATATGA
- the LOC108215752 gene encoding putative F-box protein At3g23950 → MDRGKKPNKLITAKNSKLYMELKDIIREHALAFLPAKSLFRCQGVCRDWKLQISTPFFAHNQSLSYHGISGLFCQTHDNPPSFFTSDPKSCGVPDPSLKFLPVPVDIRSSSNGLFLCQDRSGDKTYYICNPVTKQWKSIPQQNSDHGSDPAVVLIFEPSLLNFEAEYKLVCAFPSADFDDAIEFEIYSSKEGSWKLSGEICFADRKLISRTGVHVNGIVYWKSRSGDVVSFDLIKDRSQLIQVYAGPSSLLGIMDGKLCTASSSGNTVSLVTLSNVHSNTMQIGSGARTWKDKYTFQLDHAALSVREPKRIVYVGNGVVLGHSGPVMYSYDMKKKETMIFPETPLYDARTVPYTSTLVYL, encoded by the coding sequence ATGGATCGTGGAAAGAAACCGAATAAGCTTATTACTGCTAAGAACAGCAAATTATATATGGAGTTGAAAGACATTATTAGGGAGCATGCACTTGCTTTTCTTCCTGCAAAATCTCTTTTCAGGTGCCAGGGTGTTTGTAGAGACTGGAAGCTCCAAATTTCAACTCCATTTTTTGCTCACAACCAATCCCTCTCGTACCATGGGATTTCTGGTCTCTTTTGTCAAACTCATGACAACCCACCATCATTTTTCACCTCTGATCCAAAATCTTGTGGTGTGCCTGACCCATCCCTAAAGTTTTTACCAGTTCCTGTTGATATCAGGAGCTCATCAAATGGACTTTTTCTTTGCCAGGATCGTTCTGGGGATAAGACATACTACATATGTAATCCAGTCACCAAGCAGTGGAAAAGCATTCCCCAACAAAATTCAGATCATGGATCTGATCCTGCTGTTGTGCTAATCTTTGAACCATCTTTGCTCAACTTTGAGGCCGAGTACAAGCTTGTATGTGCTTTCCCATCTGCAGATTTTGATGATGCGATCGAATTTGAGATATATTCTTCCAAAGAAGGGTCATGGAAACTTTCTGGGGAAATTTGTTTTGCAGACAGAAAGCTAATTTCAAGAACTGGTGTTCATGTCAATGGTATCGTTTACTGGAAATCCAGGAGTGGAGATGTTGTTTCCTTTGATCTGATAAAGGACAGGTCACAACTAATACAAGTCTATGCAGGACCCAGTTCATTATTGGGAATAATGGACGGAAAGCTTTgtactgcttcttccagtggtaaCACTGTTAGTTTGGTTACCTTGTCCAATGTTCACTCAAACACAATGCAAATAGGCAGCGGTGCTAGAACGTGGAAAGACAAGTACACTTTCCAGTTGGACCATGCAGCTCTTAGTGTTCGTGAGCCCAAGCGAATAGTGTATGTTGGAAATGGCGTGGTGTTGGGTCATAGTGGGCCGGTGATGTATTCTTATGATATGAAGAAGAAAGAAACCATGATTTTCCCGGAGACGCCTCTTTATGATGCTAGGACAGTACCTTACACTAGCACCCTTGTCTACCTCTGA